One Spinacia oleracea cultivar Varoflay chromosome 4, BTI_SOV_V1, whole genome shotgun sequence DNA segment encodes these proteins:
- the LOC130459861 gene encoding zinc finger BED domain-containing protein RICESLEEPER 2-like, whose protein sequence is MDETTGESITPTGPSSEDPVVSSAPCEGGQNQQEQGAAAVPKAPAKRPATETATDAQNKGKKKKSWLWDHFELIIKNGEERAKCVYCPTDVCGSSKTGTSVMKNHLLRCKEYPPNIDKSQRLLSLQSEQSQQSMGDGSVGENVTGEKKGKLEFWKFKQEDTRKAFAKMIIMDEMPFRVVEREGFQLFMSVCQPNFLIPSRFTVARDCYRVFLDKKKKLKSYLSKCSSRICLTTDTWSSSQTLTYMCLTAHFIDQNWKLHKKILNFCPISGHSGEAIGKAVEKCLLEWGITKVLTITVDNASSNDVGVQYLRKRLQRWKDGTVLDGKYVHMRCAAHLLNLTVKDGLKDCEDSIKKIRGAVKFVRSSPARLQKFKNCVNQEQIESKRQLCLDVETRWNSTYLMLDYAMVFRKAFDLLENSDGGKYVAELTKQAGVPVDYDWDHASSFLPFLKIFYDATLRLSGSLYSTSNEYLLELVAISKMIKRKCESSNSGERLMAYKMKKKHDKYWDNVDNINLMLYIAVVLDPRRKMFYVKWAIDDQYDLDKASKLYGMVSDALTSLYEHYASSQTQNVSVPSEVVDLASMDTDVYNERDVADYEFEKHVGAQVVLEKKLIWISI, encoded by the coding sequence ATGGATGAAACGACCGGTGAAAGTATTACCCCCACCGGTCCCTCGAGCGAGGACCCTGTTGTTTCAAGTGCTCCTTGTGAAGGAGGTCAAAATCAACAAGAGCAAGGGGCTGCTGCAGTACCAAAAGCTCCAGCCAAAAGGCCCGCAACTGAAACTGCCACTGATGCTCAAAATAaaggtaagaaaaaaaaatcttggCTCTGGGATCATTTTGAGTTGATCATAAAAAATGGAGAAGAAAGAGCTAAATGCGTGTATTGTCCAACTGATGTTTGTGGTAGCTCTAAAACAGGCACATCTGTTATGAAAAATCACCTTCTTAGATGTAAAGAATACCCTCCTAACATCGATAAATCACAAAGGCTTCTTTCTTTGCAAAGTGAACAAAGTCAACAGAGTATGGGAGATGGCAGTGTTGGTGAAAATGTAACTGgggaaaaaaaagggaaattaGAATTTTGGAAGTTTAAGCAAGAGGATACTCGGAAAGCTTTTGCAAAGATGATAATAATGGATGAAATGCCATTTAGAGTTGTTGAGCGTGAGGGTTTTCAACTTTTCATGTCAGTTTGTCAACCAAACTTCCTCATTCCCTCACGTTTCACAGTGGCTAGAGATTGTTATCGTGTATTTTTAGATAAGAAAAAGAAACTGAAAAGTTATTTGAGCAAGTGTTCTTCTCGTATTTGTCTCACTACTGATACTTGGTCATCTTCTCAAACTTTAACCTACATGTGTTTAACTGCCCATTTCATAGATCAAAATTGGAAATTGCATAAAAAGATTTTGAACTTTTGTCCAATTAGTGGTCATTCAGGTGAGGCAATTGGTAAAGCGGTTGAAAAGTGTCTTCTTGAGTGGGGAATTACTAAGGTACTTACCATTACAGTAGACAATGCAAGTTCAAATGATGTAGGTGTCCAATATTTGAGAAAGAGGTTGCAAAGATGGAAGGATGGGACTGTTTTGGATGGTAAATATGTTCATATGCGTTGTGCAGCCCATCTTCTTAATCTTACTGTGAAAGATGGTTTAAAAGATTGTGAGGATTCAATCAAAAAAATTCGTGGTGCTGTGAAGTTTGTTAGATCTTCTCCTGCAAGATTACAAAAGTTTAAAAATTGTGTAAACCAAGAGCAAATTGAGTCAAAACGTCAACTTTGTTTAGATGTCGAAACTAGGTGGAACTCCACTTATTTGATGTTGGATTATGCTATGGTTTTCCGAAAAGCTTTTGATTTGCTTGAAAATTCTGATGGTGGTAAATACGTTGCTGAGTTAACAAAACAAGCTGGTGTACCCGTTGATTATGATTGGGATCATGCTTCTTCTTTTCTcccttttcttaagattttttATGATGCTACTTTGAGGCTCTCTGGATCTTTGTATTCTACTTCTAACGAATATTTGCTAGAGCTTGTGGCAATAAGCAAAATGAtaaaaagaaagtgtgagagtagTAATAGTGGTGAGAGGTTAATGGCTTACAAAATGAAGAAAAAGCATGATAAGTATTGGGATAATGTGGATAACATTAATTTGATGTTATATATTGCTGTTGTGCTTGACCCTCGTCGTAAAATGTTCTATGTCAAGTGGGCTATAGATGATCAATATGATTTAGACAAGGCTTCGAAGTTGTATGGCATGGTCTCCGATGCTTTGACTTCTTTGTATGAACATTATGCTTCTTCTCAAACTCAAAATGTATCTGTTCCTTCGGAAGTAGTAGATTTGGCTTCTATGGATACGGATGTATACAATGAGCGTGATGTGGCAGACTATGAATTTGAGAAGCATGTTGGTGCACAAgttgttttggaaaaaaaacTGATTTGGATAAGTATTTAA
- the LOC110797423 gene encoding origin of replication complex subunit 3 isoform X1, which produces MAASGSDTADSSSSHDNTENNLQPFFVLHRDCSSPLSSSRPKSRRKLNEEALHEFDDHYLTNLRISAFHSVWSNIETTIKGVLRDINLSIFNEVDSWVHQSFRAVRSCGEPGFAEATHPYPIALDALSKQIFTGFVYTKNMEFVDDQLTFEELGNHLKSSGCHVANMSSLDFSAKNGIGGCLTRLLRKFLKVTLDDADMSILASWYCGHMECTPVVLIIEDMERCCASVLSNFILMLSKWVVKIPVILLMGVATTFDAPGNMLSSNALLCLRTCKFVLGSPTQRMDAIAEAVLLRPCSWFSVGHKVALFMRDYFLKHDGTLTSFIRALKIACMEHFSSEALSFLLKDIDAEDDFQEIWKEKHAFIQDMVLKYSSELLSCRSDNVGAPTSENLVQAIGELKRLHQRWATVVKCLQEAGKLQRVRLLDLYSEALDPDVHRSMISDNQGESSSRNGSFSSQHGGFSKRTSTFKAVHKVRDLPSAALSELLNSWERHAVDICEIRDKVKELQVLMNSEDTKSSGNDLVNVSMRSRGTDAPKDPKVLNKKAVALIEWMLQDQMKPIESFPFHEILCFKTVEKLQTALLGDPRKRIQADLLGFQKYLHCNCCSTRGSRLLPSLHDTSILYILAQEHGDIINVHDWFQSFKAIHVNPPTKSRSKSKHSSTPKKKKDIEHFNNHSEAAIQARFCKAISELQVTGLLRMPTKRRPDFVQRVAFGL; this is translated from the exons ATGGCGGCTTCAGGGTCAGATACTGCAGATTCTTCATCATCTCATGATAATACAGAAAATAATCTTCAG CCATTCTTTGTTCTTCACAGAGATTGTTCTTCCCCTCTCTCTTCGTCGCGGCCGAAATCCAGGCGGAAGTTAAATGAAGAAGCTCTGCATGAGTTTGACGATCATTATCTCACTAATCTGAGAATTAGTGCTTTTCATTCCGTGTGGTCCAATATTGAGACTACCATTAAG GGTGTCCTCAGAGACATCAATTTAAGCATATTCAATGAAGTGGATTCCTGGGTTCACCAGTCATTTAGAGCGGTGAGATCTTGTGGGGAACCAGGCTTTGCTGAAGCCACTCATCCATATCCTATAGCTCTTGATGCCTTGTCGAAACAAATCTTTACTGGGTTTGTATATACTA AAAACATGGAGTTTGTTGATGATCAACTTACCTTTGAAGAACTTGGCAATCACTTGAAGTCTAGCGGCTGCCATGTAGCTAACATGTCGTCACTGGACTTCTCAGCTAAGAATGGGATTGGTGGTTGTTTGACTCGCTTATTGAGAAAGTTTCTGAAGGTTACGCTGGAT GATGCTGATATGTCCATTCTGGCATCATGGTACTGTGGGCATATGGAGTGTACACCAGTGGTCTTAATCATTGAGGATATGGAGAGATGCTGTGCTTCTGTCTTGTCCAACTTCATTCTGATGTTAAG CAAGTGGGTGGTTAAAATTCCAGTCATCCTATTAATGGGGGTTGCAACAACGTTTGATGCGCCAGGAAATATGCTGTCTTCAAACGCACTGTTGTGTCTGCGTACTTGTAAATTTGTCTTGGGATCTCCCACTCAAAGAATGGATGCTATTGCTGAAGCTGTTCTCTTAAGACCTTGTTCATGGTTCAGTGTTGGCCATAAGGTGGCTCTTTTCATGAGAGACTATTTTCTGAAACATGATGGAACATTGACTTCTTTTATCAGAGCCTTAAAG ATTGCTTGTATGGAGCATTTCTCCTCTGAGGCTCTAAGCTTCCTGCTAAAAGACATAGATGCTGAAGATGATTTTCAG GAAATATGGAAAGAGAAACATGCTTTTATTCAGGACATGGTGTTGAAATATTCTTCAGAACTTCTTTCTTGCAGAAG TGACAATGTTGGTGCGCCAACCAGTGAAAACTTGGTCCAAGCTATTGGAGAGCTCAAGAGACTCCACCAACGCTGGGCCACAGTAGTCAAG TGCTTACAAGAAGCTGGAAAGCTCCAAAGAGTGCGGCTGTTAGATTTGTATAGTGAAGCCCTTGATCCTGATGTACATAGATCCATGATTTCTGATAACCAAGGGGAGTCTTCTTCAAGGAATGGGTCTTTTTCTAGTCAACACGGTGGGTTTTCCAAAAGAACTTCCACATTCAAAGCCGTGCATAAGGTAAG GGATCTTCCATCAGCAGCATTGTCTGAATTGCTTAATAGCTGGGAGAGACATGCGGTTGACATATGTGAG ATTCGCGATAAAGTCAAGGAGTTGCAAGTATTGATGAATTCTGAGGATACCAAGAGTTCAGGAAATGATTTGGTGAACGTTTCTAT GAGGTCCCGAGGGACAGATGCACCTAAAGATCCAAAAGTATTGAACAAGAAAGCTGTTGCATTGATTGAATGGATGCTACA GGATCAGATGAAGCCCATTGAGAGTTTTCCCTTCCATGAAATCTTGTGCTTTAAGACAGTTGAAAAGCTTCAAACA GCCTTACTGGGAGATCCTAGGAAAAGAATTCAAGCTGATCTGCTGGGGTTCCAGAAGTACCTGCACTGCAACTGCTGCAGCACCAGGGGAAGCAGATTGCTGCCATCTCTTCATGACACTTCAATTTT GTATATTCTGGCGCAAGAGCACGGAGATATCATTAATGTTCATGATTGGTTCCAATCTTTCAAGGCAATTCATGTAAATCCACCTACCAAATCTAGGAGTAAGTCAAAGCATTCTTCAACACCTAAGAAAAAGAAGGATATTGAACATTTCAATAACCACAGTGAAGCAGCGATTCA AGCACGTTTTTGCAAGGCTATATCAGAGCTCCAGGTCACTGGACTACTGCGGATGCCTACGAAAAGGCGCCCAGATTTTGTGCAGAGAGTGGCCTTTGGATTGTAA
- the LOC110797423 gene encoding origin of replication complex subunit 3 isoform X2, producing the protein MEFVDDQLTFEELGNHLKSSGCHVANMSSLDFSAKNGIGGCLTRLLRKFLKVTLDDADMSILASWYCGHMECTPVVLIIEDMERCCASVLSNFILMLSKWVVKIPVILLMGVATTFDAPGNMLSSNALLCLRTCKFVLGSPTQRMDAIAEAVLLRPCSWFSVGHKVALFMRDYFLKHDGTLTSFIRALKIACMEHFSSEALSFLLKDIDAEDDFQEIWKEKHAFIQDMVLKYSSELLSCRSDNVGAPTSENLVQAIGELKRLHQRWATVVKCLQEAGKLQRVRLLDLYSEALDPDVHRSMISDNQGESSSRNGSFSSQHGGFSKRTSTFKAVHKVRDLPSAALSELLNSWERHAVDICEIRDKVKELQVLMNSEDTKSSGNDLVNVSMRSRGTDAPKDPKVLNKKAVALIEWMLQDQMKPIESFPFHEILCFKTVEKLQTALLGDPRKRIQADLLGFQKYLHCNCCSTRGSRLLPSLHDTSILYILAQEHGDIINVHDWFQSFKAIHVNPPTKSRSKSKHSSTPKKKKDIEHFNNHSEAAIQARFCKAISELQVTGLLRMPTKRRPDFVQRVAFGL; encoded by the exons ATGGAGTTTGTTGATGATCAACTTACCTTTGAAGAACTTGGCAATCACTTGAAGTCTAGCGGCTGCCATGTAGCTAACATGTCGTCACTGGACTTCTCAGCTAAGAATGGGATTGGTGGTTGTTTGACTCGCTTATTGAGAAAGTTTCTGAAGGTTACGCTGGAT GATGCTGATATGTCCATTCTGGCATCATGGTACTGTGGGCATATGGAGTGTACACCAGTGGTCTTAATCATTGAGGATATGGAGAGATGCTGTGCTTCTGTCTTGTCCAACTTCATTCTGATGTTAAG CAAGTGGGTGGTTAAAATTCCAGTCATCCTATTAATGGGGGTTGCAACAACGTTTGATGCGCCAGGAAATATGCTGTCTTCAAACGCACTGTTGTGTCTGCGTACTTGTAAATTTGTCTTGGGATCTCCCACTCAAAGAATGGATGCTATTGCTGAAGCTGTTCTCTTAAGACCTTGTTCATGGTTCAGTGTTGGCCATAAGGTGGCTCTTTTCATGAGAGACTATTTTCTGAAACATGATGGAACATTGACTTCTTTTATCAGAGCCTTAAAG ATTGCTTGTATGGAGCATTTCTCCTCTGAGGCTCTAAGCTTCCTGCTAAAAGACATAGATGCTGAAGATGATTTTCAG GAAATATGGAAAGAGAAACATGCTTTTATTCAGGACATGGTGTTGAAATATTCTTCAGAACTTCTTTCTTGCAGAAG TGACAATGTTGGTGCGCCAACCAGTGAAAACTTGGTCCAAGCTATTGGAGAGCTCAAGAGACTCCACCAACGCTGGGCCACAGTAGTCAAG TGCTTACAAGAAGCTGGAAAGCTCCAAAGAGTGCGGCTGTTAGATTTGTATAGTGAAGCCCTTGATCCTGATGTACATAGATCCATGATTTCTGATAACCAAGGGGAGTCTTCTTCAAGGAATGGGTCTTTTTCTAGTCAACACGGTGGGTTTTCCAAAAGAACTTCCACATTCAAAGCCGTGCATAAGGTAAG GGATCTTCCATCAGCAGCATTGTCTGAATTGCTTAATAGCTGGGAGAGACATGCGGTTGACATATGTGAG ATTCGCGATAAAGTCAAGGAGTTGCAAGTATTGATGAATTCTGAGGATACCAAGAGTTCAGGAAATGATTTGGTGAACGTTTCTAT GAGGTCCCGAGGGACAGATGCACCTAAAGATCCAAAAGTATTGAACAAGAAAGCTGTTGCATTGATTGAATGGATGCTACA GGATCAGATGAAGCCCATTGAGAGTTTTCCCTTCCATGAAATCTTGTGCTTTAAGACAGTTGAAAAGCTTCAAACA GCCTTACTGGGAGATCCTAGGAAAAGAATTCAAGCTGATCTGCTGGGGTTCCAGAAGTACCTGCACTGCAACTGCTGCAGCACCAGGGGAAGCAGATTGCTGCCATCTCTTCATGACACTTCAATTTT GTATATTCTGGCGCAAGAGCACGGAGATATCATTAATGTTCATGATTGGTTCCAATCTTTCAAGGCAATTCATGTAAATCCACCTACCAAATCTAGGAGTAAGTCAAAGCATTCTTCAACACCTAAGAAAAAGAAGGATATTGAACATTTCAATAACCACAGTGAAGCAGCGATTCA AGCACGTTTTTGCAAGGCTATATCAGAGCTCCAGGTCACTGGACTACTGCGGATGCCTACGAAAAGGCGCCCAGATTTTGTGCAGAGAGTGGCCTTTGGATTGTAA